The DNA region TGGCGGAGGGCGGCCCCGTTTCCGTCATCCACTGCTACGGCCCCACGGAAACCACCACCTACGCCATCACGCACCCCGTGCGCGAGGTGGCGGCCGGCGCGCGAACCCTGCCGCTGGGCCGGCCCATCTCCAACACGCGCGTCTACCTGCTGGACGCGGCGGGGGAGCCGGTGCCGGTGGGCGCGGCGGGCGAGCTGTACATCGGCGGGGCGGGGGTGGCGCGCGGCTATCTGGACCGCCCCGGGCTCACGGCCGAGCGCTTCGTCCCCGACCCGTTCGGCGGGGAGCTGGGCGCGCGGCTGTATCGCACGGGCGACCTGGCGCGCTGGCTGGCGGACGGGACCATTGAATTCCTGGGCCGCACGGACCACCAGGTCAAGGTGCGCGGCTTCCGCATCGAGCTGGGAGAGATCGAGGCGCGGCTCCTGGAGCACCCCGCCGTGCGCGAGGCCGTCGTCATTGTCCGCGAGGACGCGCCGGGCGACCGGCGGCTGGTGGCGTACGCGGCGGGCGACGAATCCCCCGGTGCCGAGGAACTGCGCGCGCACGCGGGACAGGCGCTGCCGGCGTACATGGTTCCCGCCGCGTTCGTGTGGATGGACGCGCTTCCGCTCACGCCCAACGGCAAGGTGGACCGCCGGGCGCTCCCCGCGCCGGAGGGCGACGCCTTTGCCGCGCGTGCGTACGAGGCGCCGGCCGGCGCGGCCGAGCAGGCCGTGGCGGAAATCTGGGCCGAGGTGCTGGGCGTGGAGCGGGTGGGGCGCCGGGACGACTTCTTCGGGCTGGGCGGGCACTCGCTGCTGGCCGTGCAGGTCATCTCCCGCATCCGCCAGGCGCTGGGGGTGGAAACCGCGCTGGGCGAGCTGTTCACCCGCCCCGTGCTGGCGGACTTTGCGCGGGAACTGCAGGGCGCGGCGCGCGCGCAGCTGCCGCCCATTCAGCCCGTGCGCGGCGACGGCCCCGTGCCGCTCTCCTTCGCGCAGCAGCGGCTGTGGTTCCTGGAGCAGCTGGGCGACCTGGGGAGCGCGTACCACATCCATCGCCCCCTGCGGCTGCGGGGCGAACTGGACCGCGAGGCGCTGGTACGCACGCTGGACGGGCTCATGGCCCGCCACGACGCGCTGCGCACCACGTTCGTGCGCGTGGACGGCGCCCCCGCGCAGCGCATCGCCCCGGCGCGGGGAAGCCGCTTTCCGCTGGTGGAGCACGACCTGCGCGGCGAAGCGGACCCGGAGGCGGCGCTCGCCCCGCTGATGGCCGCGGAGGCCAACGCGCGCTTCGACCTGGAGCACGGCCCGCTCATCCGCGGCCGGCTGGTCCGCGTGGCGGAGGACGACCACGTCCTCCTTCTCACCATGCACCACATCGTCAGCGACGGGTGGTCCATGGGGGTGCTCTTCAGCGAGATGGCCGCGGGATACGCCGCGCACCGCGCGGGGCGGGAGCCGGCGCTGGCCGACCTTCCCGTGCAGTACCCGGACTACGCGGCGTGGCAGCGCCGGTGGGTGGAGGGCGACGTCCTCCGCGAGCAGGCGGAGTACTGGACCGGGGCGCTGGCGGGCGCCCCCGGGCTGCTGGAGCTTCCCGCGGACCGCCCCCGCCCGGCGGAAATGGACCATCGCGGCGCGCAGCTCGGGGTGGAGCTGGACGAGGAGCTCACGGCCGGGGTGCGGGCGCTGTCCCGCCGGCACGGCGCCACGCCCTTCATGACGGTGCTGGCGGCGTGGGCCACAGTGCTCAGCCGCCTGTCCGGGCAGAGCGACGTGGTGGTGGGCACGCCCACGGCCGGGCGCGGGCGGCGGGAGCTGGAGGGGCTCATCGGCTTCTTCGTAAACACGCTGGCGCTGCGGCTGGACCTGGCGGGCGGGCCCACGGTGGCGGAGCTGCTGGCGCAGACGCGGACGCGGGTGCTGGCGGCGCAGCATCACCAGGACATCCCCTTTGAGCAGGTGGTGGAGCGGGTGGACCCGGCGCGCAGCATGTCGCACACTCCGCTCTTTCAGGTGCTGCTCACGTGGCAGAACACGCCGGGGGGCGACGGGCTGGAACTGCCGGGGCTGCGGGTGGGCGGGGTGCAGTCCACCGTGCGGGCCACCTCCAAGTTCGACCTGTCGCTTTCGCTGCGCGACACGGAGGCGCGCATCGCGGGCGGAATCACGTACGCCACGGCGCTGTTCGACGAGGCGACGGTGGAGCGCCACGTGAGCTACCTGCTGCGCGTGCTGCGGGAGATGGTGGCGGATGAGAACCAGCGCGTGGACCGGCTGGCGCTCATGCCGGAAAGCGAGCGCGTCCGCGTGGTGGAGGAGTGGAACCGCACGGACGTTCCCTATCCCGCGGAGCTCTGCATCCACCAGCTGTTCGAGCGGCAGGTGGACCGCACGCCGGACGCCGTGGCCGTGGTGCACGAGGGGAAGTCTCTGACGTACGCGGAGCTGGACGCGGCGGCCAACCGGCTGGCGCACCACCTGCGCGCGCTGGGCGTGGGGCCGGAGGACCGCGTGGCGCTGTGCATGGAGCGCAGCCTGGATCTGCTCCCCGTCTTTTTCGGCATCATGAAGGCGGGCGCGGCGTACGTGCCGTTGGAGCCCACGCATCCCGCGGACCGCCTGGGCTACATGCTGCGCGACAGCGGGGCCCGGCTGCTGCTGTCGCAGTCGTGGCTGGCGGACGGGCTTCCGGAGGACCGGCCGCAGACGCTGTGGATGGACCGCATGGCGGACGTGCTGGCGTCCGAGCCGGCGGGGCGTCCGGAAAGCGGCGTGCGGGCAGAGAACCTGGCGTACGTCTACTACACGTCCGGCTCCACGGGGCGGCCCAAGGGCGTGCTGATGCACCACTACGGGCCCACCAACTACTTCGACTGGGGCACCGGCGCGTACCGGGCCGCGGCGGGGCGGGGCGCGCCCGTCTTTTCGTCCATGGCGGTGGACCTGACGCTGGCCAACTTCATCCCCCTCTTCGCCGGCGAGCGCGTGACGCTGCTTCCCGAAGGGCCGGGGGTGGAGGCGCTGGCGGAGGCCATCCGGCGCGAGCCGGGGTTCGCCATGATCAAGATCACCCCCACGCACCTGGCGCTGCTCAACCAGTCGCTGGCGCCGCAGGACGCGGCGCGCGCGGCGGGAACGCTGGTGATCGGCGCGGACAACCTGATGGCGGAGCCCACGCTGTTCTGGCGCGAGCACGCTCCCGGCGTCCGGCTGCTGAACGAGTACGGGCCCACGGAGACCGTCGTGGGCTGCTCGCTGTACGAGATCCCCGCGGACCGGCCCGCGGCGGGGCGCATCCCCATCGGCAAGCCCATCCAGAACCTGACCCACTACGTGCTGGACGCGCGGATGGCGCCGGTGCCGGCGGGCGTCTCCGGCGAGCTGTACATCGGCGGGGTCGGGGTGGCGCGCGGATACCTGGGGCGGCCGGGGCTGACGGCGGAGAAGTTTGTTCCGGACCCGTTCGCGGCGCAGCCGGGCGCGCGCTTCTACCGCACGGGCGACCGGGCGCGGTGGCTGCCGGACGGCGACCTGGAGTTTCTGGGACGCATCGACTTCCAGGTGAAGGTGCGGGGCTACCGCATCGAGCTGGGGGAGATCGAGGAGGGGCTCAAGGACCACCCGGCGGTGCGCCACGCGGCGGTGCTGGTGCGCGAAGACACGCCGGGCGACACGCGGCTGGTGGCGTACTGGGTGGGCGACGGCCCGGCGGACGTGGAAAGCCTGCGCGCGCACCTGGGCGAGCGGCTTCCGGCGTACATGGTGCCCGCGGCGTACGTCCGGCTGGACCAGTTGCCGCTGGGGCGCACCGGCAAGCTGGACCGCAAGGCGCTGCCGGCCCCGGAGGCGGACGCGTACTCCACCCGCGACTACGAGCCGCCCGTGGGGGAGATGGAGGAGTCGCTGGCGGAGATCTGGGCGGAGGTGCTGGGGATTGCGCGGGTGGGCCGCCGGGACAACTTCTTTGAGCTGGGCGGGCACTCGCTGCTGGCGATTACGCTGCTGGAGCGGATGCGCCAGCGCGGGCTGCACGCCGAGGTGCGCACGCTCTTTCTGTCCCCCGTCTTTGCCGATTTCGCGGCGAGCACGGACCAGGTGGTGGAACTGCGGATTTGAGCCGTCGTCGTTTCGTTTGATGACCTCCATCCCGACTCGTTCGCGCGGGTAGAGTCGCGGAACGCTCGAGACTCCATCCCGCGTACGGTTAGGAAACACCCGGGACGGAACGCGGAGGACGCGGGGGGAACAGAAGGGGGACGCGGAGAAACTGAGGAGTTTCTCCGCGTCCCCTCCGTTTTTCCCCGCGTCCCCCTCTGTTTTTCCCCCGCGTCCTCCGCGTTCCCCAATACCGAGCCTGGATGCGACGGGAGCCCGGGTGCCGCGCCTGCTCCGTCCCCCGGAAACGCTACGCGGCGGAGGCCCGCACCATTGCGCCCGGCAGCGACGGAATGCGGTCGCCAGCACCGTGTGCGGCAGTCTCCGCGGCGTGCGCAAAGCTCGACGCAATGGCCAGGAACGGGTCGATGCACTCCGGGTGCTCCGCGCCCCCGTGCAGCACGTTGGCCACCAGGTGGATCTCCGAGCACCCCACGATGAAGCCGTCGGTGCCGTACTTGGCCAGCAGCGAGCGTACGATGGGCGCCAGCGCGGCCGGGTCCGCCATCCGCTTGATCTGGTAGATCAGGTCGTCGTGGATCAGGTCCTGGTCGGCCGCCTCGGGAAACACGACCCGGTCCGCCACGTCTTCCCACCCCGGCTCGCGCTCAAACAGCGACACGTACCGCGTTCCCCGGGTGCACAGCATGAGGTAGCGGCCCCGGGTGCGGCGCAGCTGGGCCACGATCACCTCCGGCACGGAGATGATGGGGCGCCGCAGCTCCGCGGGAAGGCGGGGAAGCAGGTGGTGCGCCGTCATGCAGCAGATCACCAGCCGCGTGGCGCCCCGCTCCAGCAGCGCGGCCAACACTTCCTCCAGCATGGGCGACACGGTGTGCTCCTCGCCCGCCAGAAAGGCCGAGGTGCGGTCCGGGAACGCCGGGTTGGAATCCATCAGCACCCGCGGCGCGTCCTGCTCCCGCTCCCACGTGGCGCACCGGTACACCGTCCGCAGGAACTCGGCGGACGCCAGCGGCCCCAGCCCGCCCACGATGCCCAGGACCTCACCCCGTAGACTCTTCATGATTCCTCAGAATGGTGCGCGTGCGGGCGTGGTGCCGCAGCGTGGGCCGGAGCCGCGCGGGGAACCCCGGCCAGGGGACGGCCGGGGAGGGTTGCGCCACGGCATGCTCCGCCGCGGGGGCGGGTGCACGGGGCGCTCCGGGAAGGCGCGGGGTCCGGCGAGCGGGACCCCTTTTCTGCCACCGCGGAGACAGGAAGAGAAAAATCTAGCGGAATCTGTTCCCGGCGAAAATGGGTGTCCGCAAACCCGTGCCCGCGGCGGGGGGGAACGGGCCGCAACGCCTGACGCGCGGCGCGCTTTT from Longimicrobium terrae includes:
- a CDS encoding non-ribosomal peptide synthetase, whose translation is MKSDVTELTLAERRKLLQMARARDLVRGESELPPIEPVSRDARVPLSFAQQGLWFVEQLGDLGSTYHIPLRLRLRGDLDRAALARALEGIVARHEALRTTFVETNGVPEQRIGAADAAFHLADEDLGGRADADAELGRLMAREVRAPFDLQRGPLIRGRLVRMAADDHVLLVTVHHIVSDAWSMGVFTRELVAGYTAAREGRAPELAALPIQYADYAAWQRRRVEGEGIARQSEFWKRTLAGAPGLLELPTDRPRPAQAEHAGERLWVSLNETLTAGLKALSLRHGTTLFMTVMAGWATVLGRLSGQDDVVIGTPTAGRERRETEGLIGFFVNTLAVRLDLSGQPTVAELLARVRARALEAQHHQDIPFEQMVELVQPTRSLAHHPLFQVSFAWQSTPGAGGVVSLPGLEVEGVAMGTSDIQAKFDLSLALRETGDVILGDLTYAKSLFDRATVERWSGYLRRVLEQMVADDGRPVERLAMLSPDERARMVEEWNRTDAAIPASCVHTLFEAQARRAPDAPAVIFDGGSLTYGELNARANRLAHHLRGLGVVPGTRVALAMGRSPQLVEAELAVMKCGGVYVPLDPEHPADRLRGMLDDSAPAALLTTEEMAERFGGLDLPVLAVDAEAPAWASLPDTDPGVEGLTPDHLAYVMYTSGSTGRPKGVMVPHRGILRLVIDNGYAEFGPDDRVAFAANPAFDATTMEVWAPLVNGGSTVVIGADTLLDAAAFARALREHGVTALFLTTAVFNRYAESIPDALAGLRHLLTGGEAADPSAFARVLAEGGPVSVIHCYGPTETTTYAITHPVREVAAGARTLPLGRPISNTRVYLLDAAGEPVPVGAAGELYIGGAGVARGYLDRPGLTAERFVPDPFGGELGARLYRTGDLARWLADGTIEFLGRTDHQVKVRGFRIELGEIEARLLEHPAVREAVVIVREDAPGDRRLVAYAAGDESPGAEELRAHAGQALPAYMVPAAFVWMDALPLTPNGKVDRRALPAPEGDAFAARAYEAPAGAAEQAVAEIWAEVLGVERVGRRDDFFGLGGHSLLAVQVISRIRQALGVETALGELFTRPVLADFARELQGAARAQLPPIQPVRGDGPVPLSFAQQRLWFLEQLGDLGSAYHIHRPLRLRGELDREALVRTLDGLMARHDALRTTFVRVDGAPAQRIAPARGSRFPLVEHDLRGEADPEAALAPLMAAEANARFDLEHGPLIRGRLVRVAEDDHVLLLTMHHIVSDGWSMGVLFSEMAAGYAAHRAGREPALADLPVQYPDYAAWQRRWVEGDVLREQAEYWTGALAGAPGLLELPADRPRPAEMDHRGAQLGVELDEELTAGVRALSRRHGATPFMTVLAAWATVLSRLSGQSDVVVGTPTAGRGRRELEGLIGFFVNTLALRLDLAGGPTVAELLAQTRTRVLAAQHHQDIPFEQVVERVDPARSMSHTPLFQVLLTWQNTPGGDGLELPGLRVGGVQSTVRATSKFDLSLSLRDTEARIAGGITYATALFDEATVERHVSYLLRVLREMVADENQRVDRLALMPESERVRVVEEWNRTDVPYPAELCIHQLFERQVDRTPDAVAVVHEGKSLTYAELDAAANRLAHHLRALGVGPEDRVALCMERSLDLLPVFFGIMKAGAAYVPLEPTHPADRLGYMLRDSGARLLLSQSWLADGLPEDRPQTLWMDRMADVLASEPAGRPESGVRAENLAYVYYTSGSTGRPKGVLMHHYGPTNYFDWGTGAYRAAAGRGAPVFSSMAVDLTLANFIPLFAGERVTLLPEGPGVEALAEAIRREPGFAMIKITPTHLALLNQSLAPQDAARAAGTLVIGADNLMAEPTLFWREHAPGVRLLNEYGPTETVVGCSLYEIPADRPAAGRIPIGKPIQNLTHYVLDARMAPVPAGVSGELYIGGVGVARGYLGRPGLTAEKFVPDPFAAQPGARFYRTGDRARWLPDGDLEFLGRIDFQVKVRGYRIELGEIEEGLKDHPAVRHAAVLVREDTPGDTRLVAYWVGDGPADVESLRAHLGERLPAYMVPAAYVRLDQLPLGRTGKLDRKALPAPEADAYSTRDYEPPVGEMEESLAEIWAEVLGIARVGRRDNFFELGGHSLLAITLLERMRQRGLHAEVRTLFLSPVFADFAASTDQVVELRI
- a CDS encoding aspartate/glutamate racemase family protein, translating into MKSLRGEVLGIVGGLGPLASAEFLRTVYRCATWEREQDAPRVLMDSNPAFPDRTSAFLAGEEHTVSPMLEEVLAALLERGATRLVICCMTAHHLLPRLPAELRRPIISVPEVIVAQLRRTRGRYLMLCTRGTRYVSLFEREPGWEDVADRVVFPEAADQDLIHDDLIYQIKRMADPAALAPIVRSLLAKYGTDGFIVGCSEIHLVANVLHGGAEHPECIDPFLAIASSFAHAAETAAHGAGDRIPSLPGAMVRASAA